From a region of the Acanthochromis polyacanthus isolate Apoly-LR-REF ecotype Palm Island chromosome 3, KAUST_Apoly_ChrSc, whole genome shotgun sequence genome:
- the ptp4a1 gene encoding protein tyrosine phosphatase type IVA 1, with protein MARMNRPAPVEITYKNMRFLITHNPTNATLNKFIEELKKYGVTTVVRVCEATYDATLVVKEGIQVLDWPFDDGAPPSNQIVDDWLNLLKLKFREEPGCCIAVHCVAGLGRAPVLVALALIECGMKYEDAVQFIRQKRRGAFNSKQLFYLEKYRPKMRLRFKDSNGHRNNCCIQ; from the exons ATGGCTCGTATGAACAGACCAGCCCCTGTGGAGATCAcctacaaaaacatgagattcCTCATTACCCACAATCCCACCAACGCCACCCTGAACAAGTTCATCGAG GAGCTAAAGAAATATGGAGTCACCACGGTTGTGAGAGTTTGTGAGGCCACCTATGATGCCACCCTGGTGGTGAAAGAAGGAATCCAGGTTCTG gaTTGGCCGTTTGATGACGGAGCTCCTCCCTCCAACCAGATCGTGGATGATTGGCTGAACCTCCTGAAGCTGAAGTTCAGGGAGGAGCCCGGCTGCTGCATCGCTGTCCACTGTGTGGCAGGACTGGGGAG AGCTCCTGTTCTGGTGGCGCTCGCCTTGATAGAATGTGGGATGAAATATGAAGATGCTGTCCAGTTCATTCGACA GAAGCGTCGAGGAGCGTTCAACAGCAAACAGCTGTTCTACCTGGAGAAATATCGTCCAAAGATGCGCCTGCGCTTCAAAGATTCCAACGGCCATCGCAATAACTGCTGCATCCAGTAG